The region gaacacgaccttttcttgaatttatatttttttttggtttttatggcattcaaatgctttataaatataaatttataaagaatagaaaaaattcgatcacgaggcgggacttgaacccgcatccttcgcgccattccggggcggatgcctaaccaactcagccactcgtgacccgcctgagcaatcgaatcttttctatcctttcagtttttatgtgtcttaagggacacaccgcgcgccatctattgagatgatttaacaaccatttcaaccaatatgaagcacttttcagtgaatacaatattgtaacgatggaacacgaccttttcttcaagtcccgcctcgtgatcgaattttttctattctttataaatttatatttataaagcatttgaatgccataaaaaccaaaaaaaaatataaattcaagaaaaggtcgtgttccatcgttacaatattgtattcactgaaaagtgcttcatattggttgaaatggttgttaaatcatctcaatagatggcgcgcggtgtgtcccttaagacacataaaaactgaaaggatagaaaagattcgattgctcaggcgggtcacgagtggctgagttggttaggcatccgccccggaatggcgcgaaggatgcgggttcaagccccgcctcgtgatcgaattttttctattctttataaatttatatttataaagcatttgaatgccataaaaaccaaaaaaaaatataaattcaagaaaaggtcgtgttccatcgttacaatattgtattcactgaaaagtgcttcatattggttgaaatggttgttaaatcatctcaatagatggcgcgcggtgtgtcccttaagacacataaaaactgaaaggatagaaaagattcgattgctcaggcgggtcacgagtggctgagttggttaggcatccgccccggaatggcgcgaaggatgcgggttcaagtcccgcctcgtgatcgaattttttctattctttataaatttatacgtatttaaagatattattatgtgacCCTTAGCATTTTATAGCCCTTAAGTGCCggttcaattattattgtaacacTTACAACTATATAGAATGGCCAAGTTTTGATAATACACTATCCTTtcattattatatctatagtaaaattataaagctgaaaagtttgtttgtttgtttaaacgcgctagtctcgggaactactggttcgatttgaaaaattctttcggtgttagacagcccatttatcgagaaaggctatatgctaaattaagaccaacagaagcgaaGTACAgggggtaaaaccgcggatcACGGCTAgtaatctatatacatataataaatctgtagaagggtcaattctgtacattgaaaatattgaaaaaataaatagcagagGGTGTTACTGAaacgataccaagcccaaatatgtgattaaaaaatttttgtctgtctgtctgtatgttcaggcatcacgtgaaaactaacagttcgatttggatgaaacttggtataattatactttattatcctgggcataaaataggatactttttatcccggaaaaataggtagaaaaaatcttaatttttcttaatttttccgcgcggacggagtcgcgggcggaagatagtatataatatctcAATAGCACAGGAGCTTCTTGGAGCTTCAATTGGTTACCCTAACTGCTTTATGGAGGGAACTTACACAGGCTTCAAGTATACGTCATATTCCATATATCCATGTTACAAGATGTAACATCATATCAATAATGTACTAATTTCTTCATATCTTGAACTGGCTGTACCGCGCATGCGCCAGGAACTATGTCAGGGACGGAACATGGCACATCAGCCAAGGTCACTCGTGTTTAGTTGTCACAGACGTGTGGAAGGTATCTCCAGTTTGGTACTATGAATTTTACTCCACCGTTCGCGAGGTCTCCAGGTATGTTCTTCTTGACCAGTTTTAACGTGAATAGTgttatataaatcaattttatgaAGTGTTCGGTCTAGTGGTTTCTTTGTGGTTAGCGTTATGTGTACGCATCAggttatgttatgttatggTGAATAGTTCAGTAGTTGAATAAGAGATTAAttggtaatttaattttgaaatcagATCGCGAAGGACCATTTTGTTTGCTAACCAAAAACATATCcattatttgtttgaaaatttgTAGAACTaaagaaacattttaaattttgaatttaaacaaaacaattgaaCATTGCACGTAAGATAccagtataaatatgtattagcCAATGATATTATctgataataataacatttattattgaattttcattgttttctTCCATTTTCATTGCCAAAATATTCGAAAAGTGTAGCTCGCAACATTTCATATTTcacgtatattattatgtgttcgACTCGATTGTTCAgctctaaaaatatataagagcACATATTTTAAGATCTGTCTATTAGTTGGTATGTAACAACTAGCTGAAAGCAgagtttttaaatgtaatttcaaAATTGCTTACAAGATTTATTACTTTCGTATTATTGAAACTTCGTGCTATAGTAATTTGAAGATGATAATTATGGAGTGCTTTACAAAATTCTAATCtgttttttgttaaactttctgaaaaaatatcaatatttttcatactttctacataacatattttaggCGTTTGTCGTATGGCTTCAAAATCGAAAGATACTATATATAGAATGAATAAAACCCTGATAATAGTGGCTGTTTCACGCgataagttaattaaaaagttagtGGCTTCGCTTGGATCCTCTTGGAtctattaaaagttaaaacgtaTTTGTTAGAATATTAACACGCACGCATGTATATATCGATTATTATCGTGTATAATAAcacgtaatattttatatatcgattattattataatagaaacaAAGGTGAAAGAAAAAGGAAATAAAGCGAGATAAAAGATaacaattacctattatttaaaatatttatttgagttttacGTAAAACatcgaaactaaaaatactttGTACCCATCAGATTACCCAtgttattagatttttttgttaacgatattcattactagcttatcgcccgcggcttcgcttggtctaaaacctaataaattatatactaaaaccttcttcttaaatcactctatctattaaaaaagccgcatcaaaatccgttgcgtagtttaaagatttaggcatacaaagggacatagggacagagaaagcgactttgttttatactatgtagtgataaaattaataaaaaaattattgacaaGATTATTCGAGTGTGGCCAAGTATGGCCAAGTATTTCTTATAAGAGCCAAGGAAGTAGTACCTACCACAACACACTTTGTAACCAGTTGAAGTAACTTTGACAtgactatttatttaatttttagttatcagcattcaaatgctttacaaCAAATCATTTAACTTTCCAGCATGCAGTATAGAACCGTTAGATGACTACGAGGCACCCAGAGCACCGCTGCTCCGCCAAGTATCCCTTGACGAGGAACGCCAGGATGACTGCCAGGGTCACTGGAGAGGTCCCTACCTCGAAGGGGAGGAGGAGGAAAAAGGAGTGAGGCTGTTCAGAGCAATGCTATTGCAGCATTTGAGGCTAGAGGACATACGGCCTCCGCCGTGTTTGCTGGTCCCTGCTAATCCTGATCAgaggtaggtacatttttttacttgGCTCTTTTTACGACCGCTTTAAAAGGTACTAGGATAAAAGGTAATAGTGTAATAGCGTCGTGAACGTGATAATTACTTGCTGAGCCATAATTAGGTACTCTATTCGATAAGAATACGTGTCTAGTTTAGCTTTTTTACCTTTGTCTATAAAATTGGTTCATGTTAAGCCATTATAACATGTACATTTTGTCAGCATGACTGATAAAATCATATGTAAATAGGCATTGATAGTTGACTCTCTagctatattttgttatatgcCGCATATGATTGCTGGCTGAGGGtaatgtgtttgtttataatatagtctTTTAATTCTAGCCACATTTAAAACGTGTATTTTTGGTTCTAGGCCATGGTACTCATGCGATGATCTTCATTGTTTTATCAGGTGATGTGAAGTGTGGATACAGTCATTttgctaattattttaacCGTTTGTGCAATCTAGGCTTGTAACGTCGTATAGGCTAGTTTTGAGTTTGTCTATTTGTGTGGATTTAATTAGGAAATAAGGTTGTACAAATGAATTCAATTCTAACTATCATTCCTGCAATACACAGAAGgttgatcacctacttgtccctaaagaaaatcgatcagtgaaacagatgtataatgcatctgccccttaccccattagggacatgggacttcactacTACTACTATTCCTGCAATGCTAACACTAATATCGTTCTTGACAAAAATATGACTGGTACTGGgcatataaatatgttaaaggATAGGACTGTGTTGCTAATGTTAGACGAAGGatgtattcattaaataaaagtcGAAGATCTGTGCGTATTCATTTATTCACTTAGTTCAACTGTTAATAATGTAGGTAACTCTagtgataaaataatacaaaaatatttttttcacacttgGTACCAATCCAAACAGCACTACAAAAATCTTCAGCAGAACCTAAagtattcaaactcaaactcaaattcaattattctaataatagtaattatttaacagAGGCTGGTGGATGTACTGGCGAGATTGGCGCGCGTTAGAAAAGGCGGCCAAACGGTTTAGGGAAACAAAAGCGTGGGCCAGACTGGCAGCCAGAGCTGAACACATACCCTTGCTGAGTCTGGATGAGGTGGCCTTTGAAGATATTATGCAGGAATTGTGCCATGTAAGTACACGTATATATTCATTCTATTATGTTAAAAAGAATGCAGTCTGATCGAAAGAGGTTTATAGTAtatttgttcaaaataaaaaaaaatcatgattCGCGACTTCGTTGTAAGTCACAGTAGTCCCGTTTTACCCTCCCACGAAACCCTAAAAATCAacttatatacaatatttctaACATTCCAGGCGTGTGTGCACCTCGAGCAGAGAGCGCTAGTGATCCTCGCGTTCCTTTGTGAAGTTTGTGCACGAGCGGTGCGCGTGGGCGGCTGGTGTCGCGCAGCGGACTGGGCGGCGCGACACGTGGCACAGTGCGCGACGCCGTGGGCGATACGGCACGGCGGCTGGGTGTGTGTGGTGTATACTTTTGTCACTAGCGAGCTGTGTGCATAGGTACACAAGGCTAAAGCTGGAAAAAATCCCTGGGTTAAGTTCACTATGACGACGACGCTTACAATGAAAGCAATCGTCTGCTTATTAGATTCCACTGTGTACTTCAAATCACTTGCAGCGGTGGGGTTTCGGGAATTCATCCGGGACCACTATAGAGATACTCTCAagataaaaaaacgacgtgttgcactcggggactgctgcggtaaagctattgcatgctgccttcaagccacacctccgcccgtcggagtggggagcgtgaggtttttttcgttacggaatttctggattcggtccccgcgctcaaggcccgcgatagaagcttaAAATGAAAGCATGTGATATTCGGTAAAAATGTTGTTGTGTTAGTcaaaaaaatcgatcaagTAGTTTTTGTGAATCTTAACAAAgagaaaaatttttttgaatccGGGGTAAACGAATGTATTCTTATAATTATCTGCTAACaaagtcatattttattacagagtAACGTAGTCGAAAAAGCCAGTGGCACTCGAAGAGATGACACCCTCCTCGCCGGTGCTGCGATAGCTGCCCTGCTTGCATTCCTACTCTTTTGTAGAACGAGACTCCGCGTCACTTTGTATTAATAACTCATAACAGACTGTATTCGAGTTGGTTTTTTATCTGTGGTATTGGTAGTAAATGGTTTAGAATGTTTTGGATGTGTCGCTGCTAAgttatcttaatatatctGTACCTTCACCAACCGTTTAATTGAAGTCTAGCCTCTTTGAAATGGTCTTGTTTAGCTTTTGAGTAATGACCTGAATCATATTCTTGAGAATGAAATGTAAACGAGGCTAGAATCAAACATCTTATTAAGCCACATTGCAGAGCGTTAGCGAAAAGCAGAATATTGAGAATTGCAGACTAAATGAATGATTGTAATGCGGGATTTGAAAGGTGTGTTTGAAAGACTTCAAATAGGGTTTATATTCTAAATGTTAtagctattattttatactgcTTTTTATGTACTGGTGCATTTTACACATTCGTTCGAATAGTGACGAATAACAGGGCAAtcgctataaataataacatcgTTCTGTCATTCGCATATTCATGGTTTCGGAAGTAATAAAAGGGAACACGAATGTGTGAAGAGTAATGCGCTACGACACTCGTATACGAATGTTTTGTCTACGAATACATTGTGTGTGCATAGTGTCGAAGCGAATTACGAACACGGTGTAAATACACCATTACATATTatcgatattttatattgccTAGTTTTATATCTATGTAGTTATGTAATGCAAGTTttcagtaattaaaaatagcttTATGAAGGAAGTATTTTATACGTGAATatgataaatgtaaatatagtAAAGGGTGTtagattatttaaattctattCATATTGGACGCATTCGATATGATtcctattatatattttttatttttactaaaataattccTGGTGGAAGAAAAGGGAACATGGTTGATAAGTAGAATGATAtgtctaaatatttaaaaacgttttggtaaaaattggagtgtaaaataatataaaaagaaatataattacctagcattaaaatattcagGTGATGcatttttaagtaataaaaaatacagcaATATtgtatagttaaaaaatataaaaaataatgtgttttaGGAAGTCTTTGTTGATTGAGATTgggatgatatttttattttaaatgttttttatttaagaaaaaatatatttaactaatACAAACATGTGTATTTGGAATTTGTTacagtacctatattttaatatttaaaacctaAATGTTTGCGtctagaattttattgtataaagaGATATAAAAtctcttatttattataatatattccgCAGTCCGCTCCATTTTAAGTAGCGATATATTTAAACCTGTAACTTGAATGTTTATTTCTCACATTATGTACCTatgatatattaaaatattttatttagatcactgtgttttatttcaattcctAATTAATTGGTTCAAAGTTGATATAATCTGtgacttttattattatttttatttaatttttatataaaacacgATTACGATCGTTATCCACACGTCATTATcagtgttttgttttataatctcTATTATAAATAGGACCATCAAGAATCAATACGTTATAAAGTTCTTCtaacttaaaattatcttattagTATTATCTTGTTTCTGGAGATCCTAATTactaaataagtataattagggccgatttttcaatccttggttaaaatttatccgtccaataaaatattacacgaacattttaaaatgtcacctgtaaactgtcaaatacggacaattacaatacatttttgaaattgtagtttaatacgttattcgatgaataagttttaaccaaggattgaaaaatcagcccttagtaATTGGTATTATTACCGGTTAACAACTTAGTAACTTATATAAGACTTATACTATGCCAGGATCTGCATAGATAATTTGCAAAAAATCGATAACAGAGTTTTTGTCACAGCGTTTTATTTcgagtttttaatattgaattaaatattggTATAGATTCCACTTCAATACAAGTATTATCGTTATAGATTAGGCTATATAGGTAACTAGAAAACTAGATTATTTTGTTGTCACATGCactttttactgttctgtggagTAGCTAAAATACTAAAAAGCTAAATCGATTCAGTGTTTAGTACCTATTGATGGTTTTATTCTATACGTAATATTTCTCTACATCATCAACTCCTTTTATTCCTTATTATTTCCATAAATTACACttcaaatattaacaaaaagcAGTTCTTATTGAgggaagaaataaaaatacagtttactattttattatttttattgtaatttttcataataccGTCGACGCCCGACGCTCGACCCAATG is a window of Colias croceus chromosome 17, ilColCroc2.1 DNA encoding:
- the LOC123699397 gene encoding uncharacterized protein LOC123699397 isoform X1 gives rise to the protein MNFTPPFARSPACSIEPLDDYEAPRAPLLRQVSLDEERQDDCQGHWRGPYLEGEEEEKGVRLFRAMLLQHLRLEDIRPPPCLLVPANPDQRPWYSCDDLHCFIRGWWMYWRDWRALEKAAKRFRETKAWARLAARAEHIPLLSLDEVAFEDIMQELCHACVHLEQRALVILAFLCEVCARAVRVGGWCRAADWAARHVAQCATPWAIRHGGWSNVVEKASGTRRDDTLLAGAAIAALLAFLLFCRTRLRVTLY
- the LOC123699397 gene encoding uncharacterized protein LOC123699397 isoform X2; translation: MNFTPPFARSPACSIEPLDDYEAPRAPLLRQVSLDEERQDDCQGHWRGPYLEGEEEEKGVRLFRAMLLQHLRLEDIRPPPCLLVPANPDQRGWWMYWRDWRALEKAAKRFRETKAWARLAARAEHIPLLSLDEVAFEDIMQELCHACVHLEQRALVILAFLCEVCARAVRVGGWCRAADWAARHVAQCATPWAIRHGGWSNVVEKASGTRRDDTLLAGAAIAALLAFLLFCRTRLRVTLY